Proteins from a single region of Catenulispora acidiphila DSM 44928:
- a CDS encoding carbohydrate ABC transporter permease has product MKAKGRNRVLLNIGGSVFVLVWAFPLYWMVNTAFKPQHDILTSTPKFLPFPLTLANFADAIGKPHFSSYLVNSLVVTLSVVVVATVVGFLAALALARFKFVGRRALLVTIFGIQMIPAPALVIPMFLTMKNLHLLNNLLSLGLTYTGFVVPLTIWILRGFAQGIPVELEEAARLDGASPGQVIRHVMLPLLAPGIIATSIFAFITAWNDYIYAYVMMKDDAHYTLPVWLATFSTNTGTDYAGLIAGSTLFALPAVVFFLIAQTRLTAGMTAGAVKG; this is encoded by the coding sequence ATGAAAGCCAAGGGCCGTAACCGGGTCCTGCTGAACATCGGCGGATCGGTGTTCGTCCTGGTGTGGGCGTTCCCGCTCTACTGGATGGTCAACACCGCCTTCAAACCGCAGCACGACATCCTCACCTCCACCCCGAAGTTCCTGCCGTTCCCGTTGACGCTGGCCAACTTCGCCGACGCCATCGGCAAGCCGCACTTCAGCTCCTATCTCGTCAACAGCCTCGTGGTGACGCTGTCCGTCGTGGTCGTCGCGACCGTCGTCGGGTTCCTGGCGGCGCTGGCGCTGGCCCGCTTCAAATTCGTGGGCCGGCGCGCGCTGCTCGTCACCATCTTCGGCATCCAGATGATCCCGGCGCCGGCGCTGGTGATCCCGATGTTCCTCACCATGAAGAACCTGCACCTGCTCAACAACCTGCTGTCCCTCGGGCTCACCTACACCGGGTTTGTCGTGCCGCTCACCATCTGGATCCTGCGCGGCTTCGCCCAGGGGATCCCGGTCGAGTTGGAGGAGGCCGCCCGCCTCGACGGCGCGAGCCCCGGCCAGGTCATCCGGCACGTCATGCTCCCGCTGCTGGCGCCCGGCATCATCGCCACCTCGATCTTCGCCTTCATCACAGCCTGGAACGACTACATCTACGCCTACGTGATGATGAAGGACGACGCCCACTACACGCTGCCGGTCTGGCTGGCGACCTTCTCCACCAACACCGGCACCGACTACGCGGGCCTCATCGCGGGCTCGACGCTGTTCGCCCTCCCCGCCGTCGTGTTCTTCCTCATCGCGCAGACCAGGCTCACCGCCGGCATGACCGCCGGCGCCGTCAAGGGCTGA
- a CDS encoding carbohydrate ABC transporter permease yields the protein MNALPTHAPRREGTPPTRPAASAAPDDPGAAGSRPRRRRQPQPYVLLLPAVVLLAAVVGYPLVRLGVISTQGFGLRTLITGRATSVGGANYTAILHDTQLTQVLIRTVVFAATLVAGTVVIGFGAALMMVAAGRRLRVAMMLALLGAWAMPTVASTLVWQWLFQPTYGVVNWLLTQLRVFGDVRQHDFLAGTTSGFVVVWLLVVWISVPFVALTLYAGLSQIPGDYYEAAAIDGAGYVRRLRTVTLPFLRPVLMLVTVLSVIWDFNVFNQIWILTKGGPDGATTTIAIWSFTKAFASQSYGQGAAIAVFSVVLLAVLVGWWVRRLVVSGEEA from the coding sequence GTGAACGCGCTGCCCACTCACGCGCCCCGGCGCGAGGGCACGCCGCCGACCAGGCCCGCGGCCTCCGCCGCCCCCGATGATCCGGGGGCGGCGGGGTCCCGCCCGCGCCGGCGTCGGCAGCCCCAGCCCTATGTCCTGCTGCTGCCCGCGGTCGTGCTGTTGGCCGCTGTCGTCGGCTATCCGCTCGTGCGGCTCGGCGTCATCTCCACCCAGGGGTTCGGTCTTCGTACCCTGATCACCGGCCGTGCCACCTCCGTCGGCGGCGCCAACTACACCGCGATCCTGCATGACACGCAGCTCACTCAAGTCCTCATACGGACCGTGGTCTTCGCCGCGACGCTCGTCGCCGGCACCGTGGTGATCGGCTTCGGCGCGGCGCTGATGATGGTCGCCGCCGGGCGCCGGCTGCGCGTGGCGATGATGCTCGCGCTGCTCGGTGCGTGGGCCATGCCGACGGTCGCCTCCACGCTGGTCTGGCAGTGGCTGTTCCAGCCCACCTACGGTGTCGTCAACTGGCTGCTGACCCAGCTGCGCGTCTTCGGCGACGTCCGGCAGCACGACTTCCTCGCCGGGACGACCTCCGGGTTCGTCGTGGTCTGGCTGCTCGTGGTGTGGATATCAGTGCCCTTTGTCGCGTTGACCCTTTACGCCGGGCTCAGCCAGATCCCCGGCGACTACTACGAAGCCGCCGCCATCGACGGCGCCGGCTATGTGCGCCGGCTGCGCACCGTCACGCTCCCGTTCCTGCGTCCGGTGCTCATGTTGGTCACCGTCCTGTCGGTGATCTGGGACTTCAACGTCTTCAACCAGATCTGGATCCTCACCAAGGGCGGGCCCGACGGCGCGACCACCACGATCGCGATCTGGTCGTTCACCAAGGCCTTCGCCTCCCAGTCCTACGGACAGGGCGCGGCGATCGCGGTGTTCTCGGTGGTGCTGCTCGCTGTGCTCGTCGGCTGGTGGGTCCGGCGTCTGGTCGTGTCCGGGGAGGAAGCATGA
- a CDS encoding extracellular solute-binding protein, whose protein sequence is MRIRTSAALAVGSVLVLGATACSSAASKSSGPAGSGSGTQPAAVAGAGSGAGKTLTVWYMDGDLSDAATKAINDKFTAATGAQVKVAIQQWDGINTKIATALAQDNPPDVIEIGNTDVPLFAASSGLTDITSALPQLQADQHWLPGLAGPATVDGHNYGAPLFAGNRAVIYNKKIWAAAGITAAPTTFAQLTADLDAIKAKNTAPDFSAFYFPGRYWYGAMQFVWDAGGQLASQAGGKWTGQLESPQAQQGLQAWKTFIGKYSAGASQDVDTTAPDFNTLFAQGKTATILNSNVNKILKVDPSLTDQIGTFPFPSATDGKTQPVFLGGSDLAVAAKSKNQALALAYLKAATDPAVQASAIVGIDHWIPASTEVIDQTISSLPDVSKAFFTAAKTSVATPAVAGWATIESDKSINDFFADIATGRKSPADAAKTLDAHLNQALNAPAQ, encoded by the coding sequence ATGCGCATACGCACTTCGGCCGCGCTGGCCGTGGGAAGTGTCCTCGTCCTCGGCGCCACGGCCTGCTCCAGCGCGGCGTCCAAGTCGTCCGGGCCCGCCGGCTCCGGCTCCGGCACGCAGCCGGCCGCCGTGGCCGGGGCGGGCTCCGGCGCCGGCAAGACACTGACCGTCTGGTACATGGACGGCGACCTGTCCGACGCCGCCACCAAGGCCATCAACGACAAGTTCACCGCCGCCACCGGCGCCCAGGTGAAGGTCGCGATCCAGCAGTGGGACGGGATCAACACCAAGATCGCCACCGCGCTGGCGCAGGACAACCCGCCGGACGTCATCGAGATCGGCAACACCGACGTCCCGCTGTTCGCCGCCAGCTCCGGCCTGACCGACATCACCTCGGCACTCCCGCAGCTGCAAGCCGACCAGCACTGGCTCCCCGGCCTCGCGGGCCCTGCCACCGTCGACGGCCACAACTACGGCGCGCCCCTGTTCGCCGGCAACCGCGCGGTCATCTACAACAAGAAGATCTGGGCCGCCGCCGGCATCACCGCCGCGCCGACCACCTTCGCGCAGCTGACCGCGGACCTGGACGCCATCAAGGCGAAGAACACCGCGCCGGACTTCTCAGCCTTCTACTTCCCCGGCCGCTACTGGTACGGCGCGATGCAGTTCGTGTGGGACGCCGGAGGCCAGCTCGCCAGCCAGGCCGGCGGCAAGTGGACCGGCCAGCTGGAGTCGCCGCAGGCCCAGCAGGGACTCCAGGCCTGGAAGACCTTCATCGGCAAGTACTCCGCCGGCGCCTCCCAGGACGTCGACACCACCGCGCCGGACTTCAACACCCTGTTCGCGCAGGGCAAGACCGCGACCATCCTGAACTCGAACGTCAACAAGATCCTGAAGGTCGACCCTTCCCTGACCGACCAGATCGGCACCTTCCCCTTCCCCAGCGCCACCGACGGCAAGACCCAGCCGGTCTTCCTCGGCGGCTCCGACCTCGCGGTCGCGGCCAAGAGCAAGAACCAGGCGCTGGCCCTGGCCTACCTGAAGGCCGCCACGGACCCCGCGGTCCAGGCCTCCGCGATCGTCGGCATCGACCACTGGATCCCCGCCTCCACCGAGGTGATCGACCAGACCATCAGCAGCCTGCCGGACGTCTCGAAGGCGTTCTTCACAGCGGCGAAGACCTCCGTCGCGACCCCAGCCGTCGCCGGCTGGGCGACCATCGAGTCGGACAAGTCCATCAACGACTTCTTCGCCGACATCGCCACCGGCCGCAAATCCCCGGCCGACGCCGCCAAAACCCTGGACGCACACCTGAACCAGGCACTCAACGCCCCGGCGCAATGA
- a CDS encoding cellulose binding domain-containing protein, with protein sequence MRHTPRPRRSLAALTATGVAGAFGLTAAVLSTSAHAAGAPAALAYHVGSSGSDMVEPWFKVTNTGGSALSLATVKIRYYFTIDSAPSYQFTCEWAQIGCGNVTGTIGTLPSPSATADHYLEVGFTGGSLAPGASTGDLQLRMNAAGWAPVKQSNDYSFNASQTSYGSTGTITLAVNGAIVSGTAPGGNPPPTSPSSSPSTSPSTSPSSGGGGSASGTLFDDFSYSGPSDPNLAAHGWAIRTGAGGPGVQNSWAADTFSFPSDSSAQGGHVMNLAASTDGTTSGTKQAEIDTTQEKFFEGTYAARVYFNDAPTTGTNGDHVNETFYTITPDNSLYSEDDFEYLPNGGWGGPADSMYTTSWYSADAMDRVTTDTMGSLQGWHTLVATVYGGTVTYYIDGKQVFSSTGKYYPREAMTIDFNEWFIDLPFTGARTWNEKVNWVYYAKGVAQSPTDVQNAVNGFYQGGTHFKDTVPSS encoded by the coding sequence ATGCGCCACACCCCCCGCCCCCGCCGCTCGCTCGCGGCCCTCACGGCCACCGGCGTCGCCGGCGCCTTCGGCCTGACCGCGGCCGTCCTGTCCACCTCGGCGCACGCCGCCGGCGCGCCGGCGGCGCTGGCCTACCACGTCGGCTCGTCCGGCTCGGACATGGTCGAGCCCTGGTTCAAGGTCACCAACACCGGCGGCTCGGCGCTGAGCCTGGCGACGGTGAAGATCCGCTACTACTTCACGATCGACTCGGCGCCGTCCTACCAGTTCACCTGCGAATGGGCGCAGATCGGCTGCGGGAACGTCACCGGCACCATCGGCACCCTGCCCTCCCCGAGCGCGACCGCGGACCACTATCTGGAGGTCGGGTTCACCGGCGGCAGCCTGGCGCCCGGCGCCTCGACCGGCGACCTGCAGCTGCGGATGAACGCCGCCGGCTGGGCACCGGTCAAGCAGAGCAACGACTACTCGTTCAACGCCTCGCAGACCTCGTACGGCTCGACGGGCACCATCACGCTCGCCGTCAACGGCGCGATCGTCTCCGGCACGGCGCCCGGCGGCAACCCGCCCCCCACCAGCCCGTCCAGCTCACCGAGCACCAGCCCGTCGACCTCGCCGAGCTCCGGCGGCGGCGGGTCGGCGTCCGGGACGCTGTTCGACGACTTCTCCTACTCCGGTCCGTCCGACCCGAACCTGGCCGCCCACGGCTGGGCGATCCGCACCGGCGCCGGCGGTCCGGGCGTGCAGAACTCCTGGGCGGCGGACACCTTCAGCTTCCCCAGCGACTCCAGCGCGCAGGGCGGGCACGTCATGAACCTGGCGGCCTCGACCGACGGCACCACCTCCGGGACCAAGCAGGCCGAGATCGACACCACGCAGGAGAAGTTCTTCGAGGGCACCTACGCCGCGCGCGTCTACTTCAACGACGCCCCGACCACCGGCACCAACGGCGACCACGTGAACGAGACCTTCTACACGATCACCCCGGACAACTCGCTCTACAGCGAGGACGACTTCGAGTACCTGCCCAACGGCGGCTGGGGCGGCCCGGCGGACTCGATGTACACGACCAGCTGGTACAGCGCCGACGCGATGGACCGGGTCACCACCGACACCATGGGCAGCCTGCAGGGCTGGCACACGCTGGTGGCGACGGTCTACGGCGGCACCGTCACGTACTACATCGACGGCAAGCAGGTGTTCTCCAGCACCGGCAAGTACTACCCGCGTGAGGCGATGACCATCGACTTCAACGAGTGGTTCATCGACCTGCCGTTCACCGGTGCGCGCACCTGGAACGAGAAGGTCAACTGGGTCTACTACGCCAAGGGCGTGGCCCAGTCGCCGACCGATGTGCAGAACGCGGTCAACGGGTTCTACCAGGGCGGCACGCACTTCAAGGACACCGTGCCGAGCAGCTGA
- a CDS encoding GntR family transcriptional regulator, which yields MTGSETRPARKVATAKRDRVRDHLLQLIDTAAPGTSLDSERDLAETLGVSRPTVRAALQDLARSGYLVRHQGRGTFTSPRKIDQALTGDSADGAAALAAPSAEGTWTSHVVTFRTSAAGPSRATRFDIAVDAPILRIVRVRLVEGEPIAIERLDVPAALVPNLKPDDVESGNFYHLLRDRHGIVVSDAVQTMEPTVANPEQAELLDIEVYAPLLQVERTTKDTTGRVVEFAHSVYRGDRYRITTRLHLDATSG from the coding sequence GTGACTGGCAGCGAGACCCGCCCGGCCCGCAAAGTGGCCACCGCCAAACGCGACCGTGTGCGCGACCACCTCCTGCAGCTGATCGACACCGCCGCCCCCGGCACGAGCCTGGACTCCGAACGCGACCTCGCCGAGACCCTCGGCGTCTCGCGCCCCACGGTCCGCGCCGCGCTGCAGGATCTGGCGCGCTCGGGCTACCTGGTCCGGCACCAGGGTCGCGGCACGTTCACCAGCCCGCGCAAGATCGACCAGGCGCTGACCGGCGACAGCGCCGACGGTGCCGCGGCCCTGGCCGCCCCGTCCGCCGAGGGCACGTGGACCAGCCACGTCGTGACCTTCCGCACCTCCGCGGCCGGACCGTCGCGCGCGACCCGGTTCGACATCGCCGTCGACGCGCCGATCCTGCGCATCGTGCGAGTGCGGCTGGTCGAGGGCGAGCCGATCGCGATCGAGCGCCTGGACGTCCCGGCGGCATTGGTCCCGAATCTGAAGCCGGACGACGTGGAGTCCGGCAACTTCTACCACCTGCTGCGCGACCGGCACGGCATCGTGGTCTCCGACGCCGTGCAGACCATGGAGCCGACGGTCGCCAACCCGGAACAGGCCGAACTGCTCGACATCGAGGTCTACGCGCCGCTGCTGCAAGTCGAGCGCACCACCAAGGACACGACCGGACGCGTGGTGGAGTTCGCGCACTCGGTGTATCGCGGGGACCGCTACCGGATCACGACACGGCTGCATCTGGACGCGACCTCTGGCTGA
- a CDS encoding chorismate mutase: MTSDLSTLQDDEAAQGARSRLLELRASIDNLDSAVVHLLAERFKCTQQVGRLKAKHGMPAVDADREAVQIRRLRSLAEEARLDPEFAEKFLNFIIDEVVRNHRSL, encoded by the coding sequence ATGACGAGCGATTTGTCCACATTGCAAGACGATGAGGCGGCGCAGGGCGCCCGCAGCCGTTTGTTGGAGCTCCGGGCGAGCATCGACAACCTCGACTCGGCGGTCGTGCACCTGCTCGCCGAGCGCTTCAAGTGCACCCAGCAGGTGGGGAGGCTCAAGGCCAAGCACGGGATGCCGGCGGTCGACGCCGACCGGGAGGCTGTGCAGATCCGGCGGCTGCGTTCGCTGGCCGAGGAGGCGCGGCTGGACCCGGAGTTCGCGGAGAAGTTCTTGAACTTCATCATCGACGAAGTGGTCCGCAACCACCGCTCGCTGTAA
- a CDS encoding TetR/AcrR family transcriptional regulator, whose protein sequence is MSTRERLIESTRTLLWERGYVATSPKNIQHLAEAGQGSMYHHFSGKEELARVAIDRTAEEMRASVDAVLSGPGSALERISAYLRREREVLKGCPIGRLTQDPDVMATPMLVAPVEETFTWLRSRLAAIVAEGVVAGELSAAIDPVITSAAIVATLQGGYVLARADDDPAAFQQAIEGILALLGALSVR, encoded by the coding sequence GTGAGTACGAGAGAGCGGCTCATCGAGAGCACCCGGACACTGTTGTGGGAACGCGGCTACGTCGCGACCAGCCCGAAGAACATCCAGCACCTGGCCGAGGCGGGTCAGGGCAGCATGTACCACCACTTCTCCGGCAAGGAGGAGTTGGCGCGCGTCGCCATCGACCGCACCGCCGAGGAGATGCGCGCGAGTGTGGACGCCGTGCTTTCGGGCCCGGGCAGCGCGCTGGAGCGGATTTCGGCGTACCTGCGGCGTGAGCGCGAGGTTCTGAAGGGCTGTCCGATCGGGCGGCTGACGCAGGACCCTGATGTCATGGCCACGCCGATGTTGGTGGCGCCGGTCGAGGAGACGTTCACGTGGCTGCGCTCGCGGCTGGCCGCGATTGTCGCCGAGGGCGTCGTCGCGGGCGAGCTGAGCGCGGCCATCGATCCGGTGATCACCTCGGCCGCGATCGTCGCCACGTTGCAGGGCGGGTACGTGCTGGCCCGCGCCGACGACGACCCGGCCGCCTTCCAGCAGGCGATCGAGGGGATCCTCGCGCTGCTCGGCGCTCTCTCCGTCCGCTGA
- a CDS encoding cupin domain-containing protein, whose translation MQISRAPRTGVPASSEWITGGADIEELATPAGPSRTQVDSVRFAPGARTHWHRHPLGQVLVVTDGTALVQRRGGGVEAVQTGDSVRIEAGEWHWHGATPDAAMTHLAVEELPEDGRIAEFGDTVTNAEYGAGREAESEAQAESGAQSEPAPPLSRVVVMDQKLPEALATQRVEIRRITIAPGYAAGLHVHNGPVFGSIETGSAVYQIEGESAVVLRPGDVFHEPEGVRIARFDAQQDGVTFLGYFLLADGLDAELVFVED comes from the coding sequence ATGCAGATTTCCCGTGCTCCCCGCACCGGTGTGCCCGCTTCGTCGGAGTGGATCACCGGCGGTGCGGACATCGAAGAACTCGCCACTCCCGCAGGGCCGTCGCGGACGCAGGTGGACAGCGTCCGCTTCGCGCCGGGTGCCCGCACGCACTGGCATCGCCATCCGCTCGGGCAGGTGCTCGTCGTCACGGACGGGACCGCGCTCGTCCAGCGGCGCGGCGGCGGCGTCGAAGCCGTCCAGACCGGCGACAGCGTGCGGATCGAGGCCGGCGAATGGCATTGGCACGGTGCGACGCCCGATGCCGCGATGACCCATCTGGCCGTCGAGGAACTGCCGGAGGACGGCAGGATCGCAGAGTTCGGCGACACCGTCACCAACGCCGAGTACGGCGCGGGGCGCGAAGCGGAATCCGAAGCCCAGGCGGAATCCGGAGCCCAGAGCGAGCCGGCGCCGCCCCTGAGCCGAGTCGTCGTGATGGATCAGAAGCTGCCCGAGGCCCTCGCGACTCAGCGCGTTGAGATTCGGCGCATCACCATCGCCCCCGGGTACGCCGCCGGGCTGCACGTCCACAACGGACCGGTGTTCGGCAGCATCGAGACCGGCTCGGCCGTGTACCAGATCGAGGGGGAATCAGCCGTTGTGCTCCGCCCCGGCGACGTCTTCCACGAGCCGGAGGGAGTGCGGATCGCGCGGTTCGACGCGCAGCAGGACGGCGTGACCTTCCTCGGTTATTTCTTGCTCGCCGACGGGCTCGACGCCGAGTTGGTGTTCGTCGAGGACTGA
- a CDS encoding putative Ig domain-containing protein — protein sequence MPSPHTERETIPVRISSRLRATARLATAVALGSALTVAVASGATASPAPAATTSASANLIAAEAAGSAHASQPASTAANQGASHACSAVIVVGHQSCFALKRNGVHADAASVSPNSIPSGVGYGPSQLQSAYNLTSAAASNGAGRTIALVDAYDYPTAAADLAAYRSAAGLPAGNFTKVNQNGQTSPLPSAPPSGDDWTVEAALDMDMASAICPLCNIVLVEAQDDSSDGLYIAQAAAAARATYISNSWGGSESSTDPSSDNTYFKHATGTVTTVSAGDSDYGVSYPATSPNVVAVGGTALSTASNTRGWTESVWNTSTGSEGTGSGCSAYETQPSWQTALNMPAGCSKRIDNDVAADADPATGVAVYDTYNGDGGWNEVGGTSASSPMVAAMYALAGNAGANPAQDIYQHTSNFYDVTTGKDASSCSPAYLCTAETGYDGPTGIGTPNGIAGLQTGGTSSETVSVSNPGNQTSTQGTAISTLQISATDSASKALTYSATGLPAGLSINSSGAITGTPSAAGTSSVTVTASSGTASGSTSFTWTVNGTGGGGCTAAQLLGNPGFETGSASPWTASAGVIDSSTSEPAHTGSWKAWMDGYGTTHTDTVSQKVTIPAGCKTATFAFWLHIDTSETTTSTAFDKLSVQVLNSAGTVVSTLATYSNLNHNTGYTQHSFSLASYIGQTITLKFTGAEDSSLQTSFVVDDNGLNVN from the coding sequence ATGCCGTCTCCCCACACCGAGAGGGAAACCATCCCCGTGAGAATCAGTTCTCGCCTGCGCGCGACCGCGCGCCTGGCAACAGCCGTTGCGTTGGGCAGCGCGCTGACAGTGGCCGTCGCTTCGGGGGCCACCGCCTCTCCGGCACCGGCCGCGACCACTTCGGCGTCCGCGAACCTCATCGCCGCTGAGGCCGCCGGTTCCGCCCACGCTTCGCAGCCCGCTTCCACGGCCGCGAACCAGGGCGCCAGCCACGCTTGTTCGGCCGTGATCGTGGTCGGCCACCAGTCCTGCTTCGCCCTGAAGCGGAACGGCGTGCACGCCGACGCCGCCTCGGTGTCGCCGAACTCCATTCCGTCCGGTGTCGGCTATGGGCCCTCGCAGTTGCAGTCGGCCTACAACCTGACCTCGGCCGCGGCCTCCAACGGCGCCGGGCGCACCATCGCCCTGGTCGACGCCTACGACTACCCCACCGCCGCAGCCGACCTGGCCGCCTACCGCTCCGCCGCCGGACTGCCCGCCGGCAACTTCACCAAGGTCAACCAGAACGGACAGACCTCCCCGCTGCCCTCAGCGCCGCCCTCAGGCGACGACTGGACCGTTGAGGCCGCCCTGGACATGGACATGGCCTCAGCCATCTGCCCGCTGTGCAACATCGTCCTGGTCGAAGCCCAAGACGACTCCAGCGACGGCCTGTACATCGCACAAGCAGCCGCCGCAGCCCGCGCCACCTACATATCCAACTCCTGGGGCGGCTCGGAATCCTCCACCGACCCCTCCAGCGACAACACCTACTTCAAGCACGCCACCGGCACCGTCACCACCGTCTCCGCCGGCGACTCCGACTACGGCGTTTCCTACCCGGCGACCTCCCCCAACGTCGTCGCCGTCGGCGGCACCGCACTATCCACCGCCTCCAACACCCGCGGCTGGACCGAATCGGTCTGGAACACCTCCACCGGCTCAGAAGGCACCGGCTCGGGCTGCTCGGCCTATGAGACCCAGCCCTCCTGGCAGACCGCACTGAACATGCCGGCCGGCTGCTCCAAGCGCATCGACAACGACGTCGCCGCAGACGCCGACCCCGCCACCGGCGTCGCCGTCTACGACACCTATAACGGCGACGGCGGCTGGAACGAAGTCGGCGGAACCTCAGCCTCCTCCCCCATGGTCGCCGCCATGTACGCCCTCGCAGGCAACGCCGGCGCCAACCCCGCCCAAGACATCTACCAGCACACCAGCAACTTCTACGACGTCACCACCGGCAAAGACGCCTCCTCCTGCAGCCCCGCCTACCTGTGCACCGCCGAAACCGGCTACGACGGGCCTACCGGCATCGGCACCCCCAACGGCATCGCGGGTCTGCAGACCGGCGGCACCAGCTCCGAGACCGTCTCGGTGAGCAACCCCGGCAACCAGACCTCGACGCAGGGCACCGCGATCAGCACCCTGCAGATCTCGGCCACTGACTCCGCGAGCAAGGCACTGACCTACTCGGCGACCGGTCTCCCGGCCGGCCTGTCGATCAACTCCAGCGGCGCCATCACCGGCACGCCGAGTGCCGCCGGCACCTCGTCGGTCACCGTTACCGCGTCCTCGGGCACCGCGTCGGGCTCGACGTCGTTCACCTGGACGGTCAACGGCACCGGTGGCGGCGGATGCACCGCGGCCCAGCTGCTCGGCAACCCCGGCTTCGAAACCGGTAGCGCCTCGCCGTGGACCGCCTCGGCGGGCGTCATCGACAGCAGCACCTCCGAGCCGGCCCACACCGGTTCGTGGAAGGCGTGGATGGACGGCTACGGCACCACCCACACCGACACCGTGTCGCAGAAGGTGACCATCCCGGCCGGCTGCAAGACGGCGACCTTCGCCTTCTGGCTGCACATCGACACCTCGGAGACCACCACCAGCACTGCCTTCGACAAGCTGTCGGTGCAGGTCCTGAACTCCGCCGGCACCGTGGTCAGCACCCTGGCCACCTACTCCAACCTCAACCACAACACCGGCTACACCCAGCACTCCTTCAGCCTGGCCAGCTACATCGGCCAGACCATCACCCTGAAGTTCACCGGCGCCGAGGACTCCTCGCTGCAGACCTCGTTCGTCGTGGACGACAACGGTCTGAACGTGAACTGA
- a CDS encoding aspartate aminotransferase family protein, protein MGFDLADLLAARRGEGYGLHAEYGNPQLARMLRTIGFDTVYEQAEGAFLIGADGQRYLDFLSGFGVFGLGRNHPVIRQALHQYLDAQYADLVQFDCALLAGVLAEQLVSKAPGMERAYFGNSGTEAVETALKFARCATGKPRVLYADHAFHGLTAGSLSANGAKEFRDGFGPLLPGGAVEFGDLAALEAELRKGDVAAFIVEPIQGKGVFLPPPGYLAQAQALVRKHKALLICDEVQTGLGRTGTFFAYESEGLEPDLVTVAKTLSGGFVPVGATLGKDWIFQKVYSSMDRVLVHDSTFGSTAMAMTAALATLSVLEDEELTANAARAGGQLTAGLQDMVGRYEMLADVRGRGLMIGIEFGKASSLRLKAGWSMLQAARKGLFSQMIVMSLYRRHRILTQVSGDFLEVVKLLPPLTIGEREVEQFLAAFEDVMRDAHKGTGMMWDFGKTLMKQARSA, encoded by the coding sequence ATGGGATTCGACCTCGCCGACCTCCTCGCCGCGCGCCGGGGCGAGGGGTACGGACTGCACGCCGAGTACGGCAACCCCCAGCTGGCCCGGATGCTGCGGACCATCGGGTTCGACACCGTGTATGAGCAGGCTGAGGGCGCCTTCCTGATCGGCGCCGACGGGCAGCGGTACCTGGACTTCCTCAGCGGGTTCGGGGTATTCGGGCTCGGTCGCAACCATCCGGTGATCCGGCAGGCGCTGCACCAGTACCTTGACGCGCAGTACGCGGACCTCGTGCAGTTCGACTGCGCGCTGCTGGCCGGCGTGCTCGCCGAGCAGCTGGTGAGCAAGGCACCGGGGATGGAACGGGCATACTTCGGCAACAGCGGGACCGAGGCGGTCGAGACGGCGTTGAAGTTCGCGCGGTGTGCGACGGGAAAGCCGCGGGTGCTCTACGCCGACCACGCATTCCATGGACTGACCGCCGGGTCGTTGTCGGCCAACGGAGCCAAGGAGTTCCGGGACGGGTTCGGGCCGTTGCTGCCCGGCGGCGCTGTCGAGTTCGGGGATCTGGCGGCGTTGGAGGCGGAGCTTCGCAAGGGTGACGTCGCGGCCTTCATCGTCGAGCCGATCCAGGGCAAGGGAGTGTTCCTGCCGCCCCCTGGATACCTGGCGCAGGCGCAGGCACTGGTGCGGAAACACAAGGCACTGCTGATCTGCGACGAGGTGCAGACCGGCCTAGGGCGGACCGGCACCTTCTTCGCCTATGAGAGTGAAGGGCTGGAGCCGGACCTGGTCACGGTCGCCAAGACGCTGTCGGGCGGATTCGTGCCGGTGGGGGCGACGCTCGGCAAAGACTGGATCTTCCAGAAGGTCTACTCCTCGATGGACCGGGTGCTGGTGCACGACTCGACGTTCGGGTCGACGGCGATGGCCATGACCGCCGCACTGGCCACGCTGTCGGTGCTGGAGGACGAGGAGCTGACGGCGAACGCCGCCCGGGCCGGCGGCCAGCTGACCGCCGGGCTCCAGGACATGGTCGGACGGTATGAAATGCTCGCGGACGTGCGCGGGCGCGGACTGATGATCGGCATCGAGTTCGGGAAGGCGTCCTCGCTGCGCCTGAAGGCGGGATGGTCGATGCTCCAGGCCGCGCGCAAGGGATTGTTCTCACAGATGATCGTGATGTCGCTCTATCGGCGGCACCGGATTCTGACCCAGGTGTCAGGCGACTTCCTGGAGGTGGTGAAGCTGCTGCCGCCGCTGACCATCGGCGAGCGCGAGGTCGAGCAGTTCCTGGCGGCCTTCGAGGACGTCATGCGCGACGCGCACAAGGGCACCGGGATGATGTGGGACTTCGGGAAGACGCTGATGAAGCAGGCTCGGTCGGCTTGA